A portion of the Pseudarthrobacter defluvii genome contains these proteins:
- the hutH gene encoding histidine ammonia-lyase produces the protein MTTITHEPLTVTLGPAGVTPEDVLAVARGGAKVTIAPEALETVAKVRAHIDDLASSDVPAYGISTGFGALANRHIPNELRTQLQKSLIRSHAAGMGPAVEREVVRGIMFLRAKTLASGRTGVRPVVLQTMVDVLNAGITPVVREFGSLGCSGDLAPLSHCALVLMGEGEAEGPDGVTYGGRGERPVAELLAEHGIEPVILAEKEGLALVNGTEGMLGMLLMAIADLRRLLTTADITAALSVEALLGTDQVFLPELHAALRPHPGQAASADNMLRVLSDSPIVASHRVGDSRVQDAYSLRCAPQVAGAVRDTVDHAELVATRELAAAIDNPVVLPDGRVSSNGNFHGAPVAYVLDYLAIAVADLSSIAERRTDRMLDPARSHGLPAFLAADPGVDSGLMIAQYTQAGLVSDNKRLAVPASVDSIPSSAMQEDHVSMGWHAARKLRKAVENLRRVLAIELVTSARALDIRTQLSGGVLTPGPAGAAVVAALRDVVEGPGTDRFLSPELEAADRLVASGEVRRAAESAVGPLA, from the coding sequence ATGACTACGATTACCCATGAACCGCTCACCGTCACCCTTGGTCCGGCGGGCGTCACGCCCGAGGACGTGCTCGCCGTCGCACGCGGGGGAGCCAAGGTGACCATCGCGCCCGAAGCCCTGGAAACCGTCGCCAAGGTCCGCGCGCACATCGACGACCTCGCTTCCAGCGACGTCCCCGCCTACGGCATCTCCACCGGTTTCGGCGCCCTGGCAAACCGGCACATCCCCAACGAACTGCGCACCCAGCTGCAGAAGTCCCTGATCCGCAGCCACGCGGCCGGCATGGGCCCCGCCGTGGAGCGCGAAGTGGTCCGCGGCATCATGTTCCTGCGCGCCAAGACCCTCGCTTCCGGCCGCACCGGCGTCCGCCCCGTGGTCCTCCAGACCATGGTGGACGTGCTCAACGCCGGCATCACGCCGGTGGTCCGCGAATTCGGGTCGTTGGGCTGCTCCGGCGACCTGGCCCCGCTTTCGCACTGCGCGCTGGTTTTGATGGGGGAAGGCGAAGCGGAAGGGCCCGACGGCGTCACGTACGGTGGGCGCGGAGAGCGCCCTGTCGCTGAGCTGCTTGCAGAACACGGCATTGAGCCGGTCATCCTCGCCGAGAAGGAAGGCCTGGCGCTGGTCAACGGTACCGAGGGCATGCTGGGCATGCTCCTGATGGCCATCGCGGACCTCCGGCGGCTGCTGACGACGGCGGACATCACCGCCGCGCTCAGCGTCGAGGCGCTGCTGGGAACCGACCAGGTGTTCCTGCCAGAACTGCACGCCGCGCTCCGGCCACACCCGGGCCAGGCGGCCAGCGCGGACAACATGCTGCGCGTTCTCTCGGATTCCCCGATCGTCGCCTCGCATAGGGTGGGGGACTCCCGGGTGCAGGATGCCTACTCGCTGCGCTGCGCCCCGCAGGTGGCCGGTGCCGTCCGCGACACCGTTGACCATGCGGAGTTGGTGGCAACCCGGGAACTGGCGGCAGCCATCGACAACCCGGTCGTCCTGCCGGACGGCCGCGTCAGCTCGAACGGCAACTTCCACGGTGCCCCGGTTGCGTACGTCCTGGACTACCTGGCCATCGCCGTCGCGGACCTGTCCTCCATCGCCGAACGCCGCACCGACCGGATGCTGGATCCCGCCCGGTCCCACGGTCTCCCCGCCTTCCTCGCCGCGGACCCGGGAGTGGACTCCGGCCTGATGATTGCCCAGTACACCCAGGCCGGCCTGGTCTCGGACAACAAACGCCTGGCCGTTCCGGCCTCGGTGGACTCCATTCCGAGCTCGGCGATGCAGGAAGACCACGTGTCCATGGGCTGGCACGCGGCGCGGAAGCTGCGCAAGGCCGTGGAGAACCTCCGCCGGGTCCTGGCCATCGAACTGGTGACCTCGGCGCGGGCGCTGGATATCCGGACGCAGCTCTCGGGCGGCGTCCTGACGCCGGGGCCGGCAGGCGCCGCCGTTGTCGCTGCCCTGCGCGACGTGGTGGAGGGGCCAGGGACGGACAGGTTCCTGTCTCCGGAACTGGAAGCGGCGGACCGGCTGGTCGCCTCAGGTGAGGTGCGCCGGGCAGCCGAATCCGCCGTCGGGCCCTTGGCCTGA
- a CDS encoding tripartite tricarboxylate transporter TctB family protein: MTSLTTGLKGRSELGVALLLGAAGVVVFLDANGLVTPYSKSDPVGPKTVPFIVAGMLVVCAVLLAINVLRGGKGEAEGGEDVDLDHPADWKTILPLAGAFIANILLIDWAGWVISGTVLFWGSVLALGSRRYIRDGLISVALSLLTFYGFYLGLGIALPAGLLEGIL; encoded by the coding sequence GTGACGTCCCTGACCACAGGTCTCAAGGGCCGCTCCGAGCTGGGAGTCGCACTCCTGCTCGGGGCGGCCGGCGTCGTCGTCTTCCTGGACGCCAACGGCCTGGTAACCCCGTATTCGAAGTCGGACCCGGTAGGGCCAAAAACTGTTCCGTTCATCGTGGCCGGAATGCTGGTGGTCTGCGCAGTCCTGCTGGCCATCAACGTGCTGCGCGGCGGCAAGGGCGAGGCCGAGGGCGGCGAGGACGTGGACCTGGACCACCCCGCCGACTGGAAGACCATCCTGCCGCTGGCAGGTGCGTTTATTGCGAACATCCTGCTCATCGACTGGGCCGGTTGGGTAATCTCCGGGACCGTCCTGTTCTGGGGCAGCGTCCTGGCCCTCGGCAGCCGCCGCTACATCCGGGACGGACTGATCTCCGTGGCACTGTCCCTGCTGACCTTCTACGGCTTCTACCTCGGCCTGGGCATCGCGCTGCCGGCCGGCCTCCTGGAAGGAATCCTCTAA
- a CDS encoding Bug family tripartite tricarboxylate transporter substrate binding protein: protein MRQIRALRIAAVAAGIALMATGCGATGKSSTGSESTGAAAGPITGLQIMVPNSPGGGYDTTARAAAKVLDDAKISTNTEVFNLAGAGGTVGLARIVNEKGNGDLAMLMGLGVVGASYTNKSESKLTSTTPLARLIEEPGAIMVSKDSPYKTIDDLVKAWKADPGSIAVGGGSSPGGPDHLLPMQLAGAVGIDATKVNYVAYDGGGDLLPAILGNKLGFAASGAGEYLKQIESGEVRVLATSGEKRLDGVDAPTLKESNIDLVFTNWRGVVAPPGISDKDKEALIAALEKMHGTDGWKEALKTHSWTDAFITGDQFKTFLTEQDKRVADVLTKLGLA from the coding sequence ATGCGCCAGATCCGCGCATTGCGAATTGCCGCCGTTGCTGCCGGCATCGCCCTGATGGCCACCGGCTGCGGTGCCACCGGCAAGAGCTCCACCGGCTCGGAGAGCACCGGCGCCGCCGCCGGGCCCATCACCGGCCTGCAGATCATGGTCCCCAACTCCCCCGGCGGCGGTTACGACACCACCGCCCGCGCCGCCGCGAAGGTCCTGGACGACGCGAAGATCTCCACCAACACCGAGGTCTTCAACCTGGCCGGCGCCGGCGGCACCGTGGGCCTGGCCCGCATCGTCAACGAAAAGGGCAACGGGGACCTGGCCATGCTCATGGGCCTGGGCGTTGTAGGCGCCAGCTACACCAACAAATCCGAGTCCAAGCTGACCTCCACCACCCCGCTGGCCCGCCTCATCGAGGAACCCGGTGCCATCATGGTCAGCAAGGATTCGCCTTACAAGACCATTGACGACCTGGTGAAGGCCTGGAAGGCAGATCCCGGCTCCATCGCCGTGGGCGGCGGCTCCTCCCCCGGCGGTCCCGACCACCTGCTCCCCATGCAACTGGCCGGTGCCGTGGGCATCGATGCCACCAAGGTCAACTACGTGGCCTACGACGGCGGTGGCGACCTCCTGCCCGCGATCCTGGGCAACAAGCTGGGCTTCGCTGCCTCCGGCGCCGGCGAGTACCTGAAGCAGATCGAATCCGGCGAGGTCCGCGTCCTGGCCACCAGCGGCGAGAAGCGGCTGGACGGTGTGGACGCACCTACGCTGAAGGAATCCAATATCGACCTGGTGTTCACCAACTGGCGCGGCGTCGTGGCCCCTCCGGGCATCAGCGACAAGGATAAGGAAGCCCTGATCGCCGCCCTGGAGAAGATGCACGGCACCGACGGCTGGAAGGAAGCGCTGAAGACCCACAGCTGGACCGACGCCTTCATCACCGGTGACCAGTTCAAGACCTTCCTCACCGAGCAGGACAAGCGGGTGGCGGACGTCCTCACCAAGCTTGGGTTGGCGTGA
- a CDS encoding universal stress protein has product MTVVVGYVPTPEGEAALTQAITEARKNNSTLVLINSSKGEAAVDNRFAPEGEIQDIEQRLASQGIQYLIKRPVRGHDAAAEVLDAAEEHKADLIVIGLRRRTPVGKLIMGSTSQRILLEADCPVLAVKAS; this is encoded by the coding sequence ATGACCGTTGTTGTGGGATACGTCCCCACCCCCGAAGGCGAAGCTGCCTTGACCCAGGCCATCACCGAAGCCCGGAAGAACAACAGCACGCTGGTGCTGATCAACTCGTCGAAGGGCGAGGCAGCGGTGGACAACCGCTTCGCACCCGAAGGCGAGATCCAGGACATTGAGCAGCGGCTGGCCAGCCAGGGCATCCAGTACCTGATCAAGCGGCCGGTCCGGGGCCATGACGCCGCGGCCGAGGTCCTGGACGCGGCCGAGGAACATAAAGCCGATCTCATCGTGATTGGCCTGCGCCGCCGCACCCCGGTGGGCAAACTGATCATGGGCAGCACGTCCCAGCGCATCCTGCTGGAGGCGGACTGCCCGGTCCTGGCCGTCAAGGCCAGCTGA
- the hutG gene encoding formimidoylglutamase — MSLQLPAVDVPPQPWTGRFDGDGPGHRRWWQAVNSGSKSWNGEAAAKPAALLGFASDEGVRRNKGRTGACEAPAALRKALGPLAFHLDRAVVDVGDVVVSGQDLEAGQDRLGRAVAALLEAGHQTVVLGGGHETAYASYLGVAGSTAVQSGQRLGVLNLDAHFDLRDEPIPSSGTPFLQMARAEADAGREFRYAVVGISEPNNTQVLFDTAQKLGVQYLLDEDCDADRVRDFVGGFLAGIDVLYLTIDLDVLPAAVAPGVSAPAAYGVPLHVISAVCRQVAQSGKLLHLDVAELNPAFDIDGRTARTAARLVDTLLR, encoded by the coding sequence ATGTCTCTCCAGCTCCCCGCCGTCGATGTCCCGCCGCAGCCCTGGACAGGAAGGTTCGACGGCGACGGTCCCGGCCACCGCCGCTGGTGGCAGGCGGTGAACTCCGGCAGTAAGTCGTGGAATGGAGAAGCGGCGGCGAAGCCTGCCGCCCTGCTGGGCTTCGCCAGCGATGAGGGCGTGCGGCGCAACAAGGGCCGCACGGGAGCATGCGAGGCCCCGGCTGCCCTGCGGAAAGCCCTTGGCCCGCTGGCATTCCACCTGGACCGCGCGGTGGTCGACGTCGGTGACGTGGTGGTGTCCGGGCAAGACCTGGAAGCGGGCCAGGACCGGCTTGGCCGCGCAGTGGCGGCCCTGCTCGAGGCCGGCCACCAGACTGTCGTGCTGGGCGGCGGCCACGAAACGGCCTACGCCAGCTACCTCGGGGTCGCCGGCTCGACGGCGGTCCAAAGCGGGCAGCGCCTCGGCGTCCTGAACCTTGACGCCCATTTCGACCTCCGCGACGAGCCCATCCCCAGCTCCGGGACACCGTTCCTTCAGATGGCCCGCGCGGAGGCGGACGCCGGCCGCGAATTCCGCTACGCCGTCGTCGGCATCTCGGAGCCGAACAATACGCAGGTCCTCTTCGACACCGCCCAAAAGCTCGGCGTCCAATACCTGCTCGACGAGGACTGTGACGCGGACCGGGTCCGGGACTTCGTGGGCGGCTTCCTGGCAGGCATCGACGTCCTGTACCTGACCATCGACCTGGACGTGCTACCCGCCGCCGTGGCGCCCGGGGTCAGTGCGCCCGCTGCGTACGGCGTTCCGCTGCACGTCATTTCGGCGGTGTGCCGGCAGGTGGCGCAAAGCGGCAAGCTGCTGCACCTGGACGTGGCCGAACTCAATCCTGCGTTCGACATTGACGGCCGCACGGCACGGACGGCGGCGCGGCTGGTGGACACCCTGCTGCGCTGA
- a CDS encoding sensor histidine kinase: MSLAGQYLLLQLLIVLAVLVGVVAISLAQSAAAFERTEGRRALSAAEALGGNPVVRELLPESQARGGAVLPAVAESVRIVSGSSRVALARIDRTVVASSDPSLLGEPLELGASRVMEGRAWTGVVGGTPAPLLSAHVPVLDDTGHMIGIASISRSYPTMLERLGDAVPNLLTYLGVASVLGIAGSLLLSRRVKRQTLGMEPSEITSLVENREAMLHGLKEGVVALDLHDRITVANHSARALLGLPPDCVGKRVAGLAVEPALKEVLTHEQPGPDQLVLVGDRLVVMNRMPFESRGRVIGSVTTLRDRTELSELEQELGTTRTATDTLRAQAHEFANQLHVISGLIQIGEYDSVVQFVNGATVDRTRLNDEVTGRIKDPALAALLIAKSSLATERGAALQLDPDSMLDKIDDGLSRDLTTVVGNLVDNAFDAVTGLPHAAVRVLVDGRAGEDVVVTVRDNGPGVPGGSTDRIFRQGFTTKEPGPAGSRGFGLALSRVVCRRTGGNLTVANDNGAVFTAVLKRGTTQP, from the coding sequence ATGTCCCTCGCGGGGCAATACCTGCTGCTGCAGTTGCTCATCGTCCTCGCGGTCCTGGTGGGCGTGGTGGCCATTTCCCTGGCCCAGTCCGCTGCCGCCTTCGAGCGCACTGAAGGCAGGCGGGCACTGTCCGCTGCAGAAGCCCTGGGCGGGAACCCGGTGGTGCGTGAACTCCTCCCCGAGTCCCAGGCGCGCGGCGGAGCCGTGCTGCCGGCAGTGGCGGAGTCGGTGCGCATTGTCTCGGGCTCCTCGAGGGTGGCGCTGGCCAGAATCGACCGGACAGTGGTGGCGTCCTCGGATCCCAGCCTGCTGGGAGAGCCGTTGGAGCTCGGCGCCAGCAGGGTGATGGAAGGCAGGGCATGGACCGGCGTGGTGGGCGGAACCCCTGCCCCGCTGCTGTCCGCGCACGTCCCGGTCCTGGACGACACCGGGCACATGATCGGGATCGCCTCCATCAGCCGCAGCTATCCCACCATGCTCGAGCGGTTGGGCGACGCCGTCCCCAACCTCCTGACGTACCTCGGCGTGGCCAGTGTCCTGGGTATCGCCGGGTCGCTGCTGCTGTCGCGGCGGGTGAAGCGGCAAACGCTGGGCATGGAACCGAGCGAAATCACCAGCCTGGTGGAAAACCGCGAAGCCATGCTGCACGGCCTCAAGGAAGGTGTGGTGGCGCTGGACCTGCACGACCGGATTACGGTGGCCAACCACAGTGCGCGTGCCCTGCTCGGCCTCCCGCCCGACTGTGTGGGCAAGCGTGTGGCGGGACTCGCCGTCGAACCTGCCCTGAAGGAAGTCCTAACCCACGAGCAGCCCGGGCCGGACCAGCTGGTGCTGGTGGGGGACCGGCTGGTGGTGATGAACCGGATGCCGTTCGAATCCCGTGGCCGCGTGATCGGCTCCGTCACCACTTTGCGCGACCGCACGGAACTTTCCGAGCTGGAGCAGGAACTGGGGACCACCCGCACCGCCACGGACACCCTCCGGGCGCAGGCCCACGAGTTCGCCAACCAACTGCACGTGATTTCCGGCCTGATCCAGATCGGCGAGTATGATTCGGTGGTCCAATTCGTCAACGGTGCCACCGTGGACCGGACCAGGCTCAACGATGAGGTGACGGGCCGGATCAAGGACCCGGCGCTCGCGGCCCTGCTGATCGCCAAGTCGAGCCTTGCCACCGAACGCGGGGCGGCCCTGCAGCTGGATCCCGACTCCATGCTGGACAAGATTGATGACGGGCTGTCCAGGGACCTCACCACCGTGGTGGGGAACCTCGTGGACAACGCGTTCGACGCCGTCACGGGCCTTCCACACGCAGCGGTCAGGGTGTTGGTGGATGGCAGGGCTGGTGAAGACGTGGTGGTGACGGTGCGGGACAACGGTCCCGGCGTTCCCGGCGGGTCCACCGACCGCATTTTCCGCCAGGGCTTCACCACCAAGGAACCGGGTCCCGCCGGCAGCCGCGGCTTCGGCCTGGCGCTGTCCCGGGTGGTTTGCCGCCGGACTGGCGGGAACCTGACCGTGGCCAACGATAATGGGGCTGTCTTTACCGCCGTGCTGAAACGAGGAACTACCCAGCCATGA
- a CDS encoding tripartite tricarboxylate transporter permease translates to MDVWSSLMDGFATALTPMNFLYAVIGVILGTAVGVLPGLGPAMTVALLLPVTYALEPTSAFIMFAGIYYGGMYGGSTTSILLNTPGESSSVVTAIEGNKMAKAGRAAQALATAAIGSFVAGTIGTALLAVCAPIVVKFAVSLGAPSYFAIMVLALLAVTAVLGSSRLRGFASLGLGLAIGLVGMDSVTGQRRLTFGQPLLADGLDIVVVAVAIFAVGEALWVAAHLRRTPLHAIPVGQPWMGKSDWKRSWKPWLRGTAFGFPFGALPAGGAEIPTFLSYVTEKRLSKHPEEFGKGAIEGVAGPEAANNAAAAGTLTPMLALGLPTNATAAVMLAAFTSYGIQPGPQLFTSEGPLVWALIASLFIGNLLLLIINLPLAPMWAKLLQLPRPYLYAGILFFATLGAYSVNLQAFDLVILLVLGALGFMMRRFGLPVLPLILGVILGPRIEGQLRKTLQLSAGDPAGLFGEPIAVVIYVIIALILLWPFAYKLIRRNRPAAAPAAGASALATEPDDTVHSNHDAVYSDHKERP, encoded by the coding sequence ATGGACGTCTGGTCCTCCCTGATGGACGGCTTCGCCACCGCCCTCACCCCCATGAATTTCCTGTACGCCGTCATCGGTGTCATCCTGGGCACCGCCGTCGGCGTCCTCCCCGGCCTGGGCCCGGCCATGACCGTCGCCCTCCTGCTTCCCGTCACCTACGCCCTGGAACCCACCAGTGCCTTCATCATGTTCGCCGGCATCTACTACGGCGGCATGTACGGCGGCTCCACCACCTCCATTCTCCTCAACACCCCCGGCGAGTCGTCCTCTGTGGTTACCGCCATTGAGGGCAACAAGATGGCCAAGGCGGGCCGGGCGGCACAGGCGCTTGCGACGGCGGCCATCGGCTCGTTCGTTGCCGGCACCATTGGCACGGCGCTGCTGGCCGTCTGCGCACCGATCGTGGTGAAGTTCGCCGTCAGCCTCGGCGCCCCCAGCTACTTCGCCATCATGGTCCTCGCCCTGCTGGCCGTCACGGCCGTGCTCGGTTCGTCGCGGCTGCGCGGCTTCGCCTCCCTGGGCCTTGGCCTGGCCATCGGCCTGGTGGGCATGGACTCGGTCACTGGCCAGCGCCGTCTGACGTTCGGCCAGCCGCTCCTCGCGGACGGCCTGGACATCGTGGTGGTCGCCGTGGCCATCTTCGCCGTGGGCGAGGCCCTCTGGGTGGCGGCGCACCTTCGCCGGACCCCACTGCACGCCATTCCCGTGGGGCAGCCCTGGATGGGCAAGTCCGACTGGAAGCGTTCCTGGAAGCCGTGGCTGCGCGGGACCGCTTTCGGCTTCCCGTTCGGTGCGCTGCCGGCCGGTGGTGCCGAGATCCCCACCTTCCTGTCCTATGTCACGGAAAAGCGCCTCAGCAAGCACCCTGAAGAGTTCGGCAAGGGAGCCATTGAAGGTGTTGCCGGCCCGGAAGCAGCAAACAACGCTGCCGCTGCCGGCACCCTGACTCCCATGCTGGCCCTGGGCCTGCCCACCAACGCCACGGCGGCCGTGATGCTCGCTGCCTTCACGTCCTACGGCATCCAGCCGGGCCCGCAGCTCTTTACCAGCGAGGGTCCCCTGGTGTGGGCGCTGATCGCCAGCCTCTTCATCGGTAACCTCCTGCTGTTGATCATCAACCTGCCGCTGGCACCGATGTGGGCCAAGCTGCTGCAGCTCCCCCGCCCGTACCTGTACGCCGGCATCCTGTTCTTCGCCACGCTGGGCGCCTACTCGGTGAACCTGCAGGCGTTCGACCTGGTGATCCTGCTGGTCCTGGGCGCCCTCGGGTTCATGATGCGGCGCTTCGGGCTTCCCGTGCTGCCGCTGATCCTCGGCGTGATCCTGGGCCCGAGGATCGAGGGGCAGCTACGTAAGACCCTGCAGCTGAGCGCGGGTGATCCGGCAGGGCTCTTTGGTGAGCCGATCGCCGTCGTCATCTACGTCATCATTGCCCTCATCCTGTTGTGGCCCTTCGCCTACAAGCTGATCCGGCGCAACCGGCCCGCTGCTGCTCCTGCCGCCGGGGCATCGGCCCTTGCCACGGAACCCGATGATACGGTCCACTCGAACCACGATGCCGTTTATTCCGACCATAAGGAGCGACCATGA
- a CDS encoding fumarylacetoacetate hydrolase family protein: MKIMRLGDVGNEQPAVLVPSVDGTDRCFSLLPITRDVDGAFLASGGLDKARKALEAGELPEIMDAHSLRIGSPVARPGSVVGIGMNYAAHAAESGAEPPTIPVVFLKPSNTVTGPCDPAPMPPRSTQYDWEVELGIVIGREASYLRSTDEAASCIAGYVTANDFSEREYQLPGAAGQWTKGKSLPGSTPLGPWLVPAEEIDGGNLRLRSWVNGEPRQDSTSAELIFDAATLVHHCSQYMRLEPGDVILTGTPQGVALSGRFPYLQPGDVVEVEVEGLGRQRQELFRTPAASTAQPA; encoded by the coding sequence ATGAAAATCATGCGCCTGGGCGATGTCGGCAACGAACAGCCAGCCGTACTGGTCCCCTCAGTGGACGGAACTGACCGGTGTTTCAGCCTGCTGCCCATTACCCGTGACGTGGACGGGGCATTCCTTGCTTCCGGCGGCCTGGACAAGGCCCGGAAGGCATTGGAGGCGGGGGAGCTGCCGGAGATCATGGACGCCCATTCACTCCGCATTGGTTCACCCGTGGCCCGCCCCGGCTCCGTCGTGGGAATCGGAATGAACTACGCCGCCCACGCCGCGGAATCCGGGGCAGAGCCGCCCACCATTCCTGTCGTGTTCCTCAAGCCGAGCAATACCGTCACCGGCCCCTGCGACCCCGCCCCGATGCCCCCGCGCTCCACCCAGTACGACTGGGAAGTGGAACTGGGCATCGTTATCGGGAGGGAAGCGAGTTACCTCCGCTCCACTGATGAAGCGGCAAGCTGCATCGCCGGCTACGTCACGGCCAACGATTTCTCCGAGCGTGAATACCAGCTGCCCGGGGCGGCAGGGCAGTGGACCAAGGGCAAATCGCTTCCCGGGTCAACCCCCCTGGGCCCGTGGCTGGTTCCGGCAGAAGAGATCGACGGCGGCAACCTGCGGCTGCGCAGCTGGGTGAACGGTGAGCCGCGGCAGGATTCAACATCAGCTGAGCTCATCTTTGACGCCGCCACACTGGTCCACCACTGCAGCCAGTACATGCGGCTGGAACCGGGCGACGTGATCCTCACCGGAACCCCGCAGGGTGTGGCCCTCTCCGGCCGCTTCCCCTACCTCCAGCCGGGTGACGTGGTGGAGGTCGAGGTGGAAGGCCTGGGCCGCCAGCGCCAGGAGTTGTTCCGGACGCCGGCGGCCAGTACGGCCCAGCCGGCCTGA
- a CDS encoding cation:proton antiporter, with product MFEAPDILFAAAGLAVFIAAVLPKLLRNMPLSMPMVFLGAGMGAFALIPSLPDPNPVEHSDFVMHLAEVCVIISLMGAGLALDRPVGRKRWSTTWRLLGIAMPLCIVGLTLLGMWFLGLGLGAALLVAASLAPTDPVLASEVQVGEPADQDEHADKEDEVRFGLTSEAGLNDGLAFPFVYLAIAISVAGANPSAWFGEWFGLDVLWRLAVGLLVGFLTGKLLARLFFSARADSLRLSNHSEGFVALAATFLAYGLTDMVEGYGFIAVFVCAVTIRAAERTHGYHRVLHSYVEQLERLLTVVILVLLGGAIARGLLAGVGPAEVLVALAFLLVVRPLAGWLGLLGGKTGPRERVALSFFGIRGIGSVYYLAFALAEGHFTDQAHWLWSFIGLVITLSIVIHGATTSPLMNRLDRLRQRKALAVSGDEGLAPNTPV from the coding sequence ATGTTTGAAGCCCCCGACATCCTTTTTGCCGCGGCCGGCCTGGCCGTCTTCATTGCCGCGGTGCTGCCCAAGCTGCTGCGCAATATGCCCCTGTCCATGCCCATGGTCTTCCTTGGCGCAGGGATGGGTGCCTTCGCGCTGATCCCCTCGCTGCCGGACCCCAACCCCGTGGAGCACAGCGACTTCGTAATGCACCTTGCGGAGGTGTGCGTGATCATCTCGCTGATGGGTGCCGGGCTTGCCCTGGACCGGCCGGTAGGACGTAAGCGCTGGTCCACCACATGGCGGCTCCTGGGGATCGCCATGCCCCTCTGCATCGTTGGACTGACCCTGCTGGGCATGTGGTTCCTTGGCCTCGGTCTCGGCGCGGCGCTGCTGGTGGCTGCCAGCCTCGCCCCCACGGACCCGGTGCTGGCCTCGGAGGTACAGGTGGGCGAGCCCGCAGACCAGGACGAGCACGCTGACAAGGAGGATGAGGTCCGGTTCGGCCTGACCTCGGAGGCCGGGCTCAATGACGGCCTGGCGTTCCCGTTCGTGTACCTGGCAATTGCCATCAGCGTCGCCGGAGCAAACCCCTCTGCCTGGTTCGGTGAATGGTTCGGCCTGGACGTGCTGTGGCGGCTGGCGGTTGGGCTTCTCGTGGGTTTCCTCACCGGCAAGCTGCTCGCGAGGCTGTTCTTTTCGGCCCGCGCCGACAGTCTCCGGCTGTCCAACCACTCCGAAGGCTTTGTGGCACTGGCGGCGACGTTCCTGGCGTACGGGTTGACGGACATGGTGGAGGGCTACGGGTTCATCGCGGTGTTTGTCTGTGCCGTGACCATCCGTGCCGCAGAACGCACCCACGGCTACCACCGGGTGCTGCACTCCTACGTTGAGCAGCTGGAACGGCTTCTGACGGTGGTGATCCTGGTCCTGCTGGGTGGTGCCATTGCCCGCGGGCTGCTCGCCGGGGTCGGCCCTGCGGAAGTGCTGGTGGCTTTGGCTTTCCTGCTGGTGGTCCGGCCGCTTGCGGGCTGGCTGGGCCTGCTGGGCGGCAAGACCGGCCCGCGGGAACGCGTGGCACTGTCCTTCTTCGGCATCCGCGGAATAGGTTCCGTGTACTACCTTGCGTTTGCGCTGGCTGAGGGCCACTTCACGGACCAGGCACACTGGCTCTGGTCCTTCATTGGGTTGGTCATTACGCTGTCCATCGTGATCCACGGTGCCACCACTTCACCGCTGATGAACCGGCTCGACCGGCTGCGGCAGAGGAAGGCGCTGGCAGTGTCCGGCGATGAGGGGCTGGCACCGAACACCCCGGTGTAG
- a CDS encoding response regulator: MIKVLIVDDDFMVAKVHAGFIQRTPGFTVVGAAHTGAQALAETGRLQPDLVLLDIHLPDINGLDLMQRLRGVAPELDVLVISAAREVETVRKALRGGIVHYLIKPFSQTDLQERLEHYRNAYQSLDASKDVAEQSDVNRVFGLDRAERPLPKGCSIETLRLVEAALNAATGDVSAAEVAEELGTSRVSARRYLEYLHDEGTLDVRLKYGVGRPERRYALKA, from the coding sequence ATGATCAAGGTCCTGATCGTCGACGACGACTTCATGGTGGCCAAGGTGCATGCCGGCTTTATCCAGCGCACGCCGGGCTTCACCGTGGTGGGTGCGGCGCATACCGGCGCCCAGGCCCTCGCGGAAACGGGACGGCTCCAGCCCGACCTGGTGCTGCTGGACATCCACCTGCCGGACATCAACGGCCTGGACCTGATGCAGCGGCTGCGCGGCGTGGCCCCCGAACTGGACGTGCTGGTGATCAGCGCCGCACGGGAGGTCGAAACCGTGCGGAAAGCCCTGCGCGGCGGCATCGTCCACTATTTGATCAAGCCGTTTTCGCAAACGGACCTGCAGGAACGGCTGGAACACTACCGCAACGCCTACCAAAGCCTGGATGCGTCCAAGGACGTTGCCGAACAGTCTGACGTCAACCGGGTGTTCGGCCTGGACCGCGCCGAACGTCCTCTCCCCAAGGGCTGCAGCATCGAGACGCTGAGGCTGGTGGAGGCCGCGCTGAACGCGGCCACCGGCGACGTGTCCGCGGCGGAGGTAGCCGAGGAACTTGGGACCTCCCGGGTCAGCGCGCGCCGCTACCTGGAATACCTGCACGACGAGGGGACGCTGGACGTGCGGCTCAAGTACGGCGTGGGCCGTCCCGAGCGGCGGTACGCCCTGAAAGCCTGA